The genome window TAACGGCGGCGGCCTTCTACTATCCCAAGGCGGCCGACTCTCGCAGCGCCTTTGTGCGCTGGCAGCCCCAGGTGCTGCAATTCTGGACCGGGACGAACATCTACGACCGGATGTACTTCCCGAACCCGCCGATCATGCCCATTACGCTCTATCCGCTGATGACCCTTCCCCCGGTCGCGGCGGCGATGAGCTGGTTCCTCATCAAGGCGGCCCTGACGTCGGTCGCGCTTTTGATTCTCTTCAACGCCGTCCGCGTGCGGGGCAAGCCGCTGCCGCCGTTCTTTCAGACGGCCGTGCTGGTGCTCTCGCTGCGCCCGATCCTGGGCGACCTCCACCACGGCAACATCAACCTGCTGATTCTCTTCTTCCTGGCGGTGATGTTCTACGCCTGGCGGACGGGTCGGGATCGCTTGACGGGGCTGATGCTGGGGTTGGCGATCTCGTTCAAGGTGACCCCCGCGCTGTTCTTGCCGTACTTCGTCTACAAACGGTCCTGGCGGGCCGTGGGGTGGACGTTCGCAGGGCTCGTGTTGTTCCTGCTGGTCGTCCCCAGCGTCGTCGTCGGCCCCCAGTTCAACAAGCTCTGCCTGACGACGTGGTGCCAGCGGATCGTCACGCCGTTCATCGTCGAGGGGAACGCCAGTCCGCAGGAACAGAACCAGTCGATGGTCGGGGTTTTGACTCGGCTGCTGACCGAGATTCCGCCGGGGACGAACCGCTACGACGTCCAGAACGACCTCAACATTGCGTCGCTGCCGCCGGGACTGGTGGGGATCCTTGTGAAGGCGGTGAGCGTCGGCTGCGTCGCCTTGCTGGCGTTCTTCTGCCGATCGAAGAATCCCGATCGCAAGACCCTCGCGTACCTCGGCGAGGTCTCGCTGGTGGTCCTGACGATGTTGTTCCTGTCGGAGCGGAGCTGGAAGCACCACTTCGTCACGCTCGTCTTCCCGTTCACCTATCTAATGTCCGAGCTGTTCTCCCCGCGAACTTCCCCGAAGGCCCGCTGGGGCGTCTTCATGGCGCTGGCGGCCTCCTTCTTCTTGATGGCCAGCACGTCCCCCGAATTCGGCGGCCTGTTCGCGCACGGCAAGGGACACGAGATCGCCCAGGGCTACGGCATGTTCCTGTGGGCGGCCGTCGTGCTGTTCATCGCCGTCGCCTGGAGGCTGCGCGTCGGCGAGGGCGTGCCGATCGACACAGAACCGGCGGCGGAAAGCCCCTCTTCCGCGGTCCCCGCTCCGAAATTCGCCGCGCATCGGGATCTTGCGGCACGCTGATTCGGTTTGACGAATCGCTAACCCCGACAACATCGACTCCGCGTCCCCCGCTGGACAAGTGGCGTGGGACGCTTTGTCGCGACCGCTCGCATTTCGCA of Paludisphaera rhizosphaerae contains these proteins:
- a CDS encoding glycosyltransferase family 87 protein; this encodes MKRTSLADTSRAAFSREGVAVPEIDAPPEGRAVGRYQQPFFWGLWAAVILTAAAFYYPKAADSRSAFVRWQPQVLQFWTGTNIYDRMYFPNPPIMPITLYPLMTLPPVAAAMSWFLIKAALTSVALLILFNAVRVRGKPLPPFFQTAVLVLSLRPILGDLHHGNINLLILFFLAVMFYAWRTGRDRLTGLMLGLAISFKVTPALFLPYFVYKRSWRAVGWTFAGLVLFLLVVPSVVVGPQFNKLCLTTWCQRIVTPFIVEGNASPQEQNQSMVGVLTRLLTEIPPGTNRYDVQNDLNIASLPPGLVGILVKAVSVGCVALLAFFCRSKNPDRKTLAYLGEVSLVVLTMLFLSERSWKHHFVTLVFPFTYLMSELFSPRTSPKARWGVFMALAASFFLMASTSPEFGGLFAHGKGHEIAQGYGMFLWAAVVLFIAVAWRLRVGEGVPIDTEPAAESPSSAVPAPKFAAHRDLAAR